The proteins below come from a single Clupea harengus chromosome 21, Ch_v2.0.2, whole genome shotgun sequence genomic window:
- the trak2 gene encoding trafficking kinesin-binding protein 2 isoform X3 yields MREKREEAAMPGLNVPNEDLYENIAVEAFLALEPTTYSHPGSHSLSKVLSAERVEQMTKTYNDIEMVTQLLAERDRDLELAARIGQSLLQRNHVLQEHKESLEEQLAQALDRVHQLQHELGKKDELLRMVASASEESETDSSSSATPLKHSHPPGGGSVSLSQLELLQGKLQDLEEENLALRSEACHLTKETITYEEKEQQLVSDCVKELRESNSQMVTLTDELSRKNEELMRHQEEIAQLLSQIVELQHRVKELALEKEELRIHLHASKEAQRQLTEELKEMAERNMECVGMLQESQEENKELRSKQMPSAGLRRHTPYGLYPMDSLAAEIEGSMRKELSVEEEVAFEDQKVSQKRVFQTVRAVNETVVRAASMTPPPPIPGSGSVVMTARPFQSGLASEEEEPADPAKAAARLGQPGSPGGSDLVSALHRLSLRRQNFLCERQFFQMERDRKLQELAQEEGGASGFSSPMGSVVSSFSNLSELSFSSSTFKTFLPEKLQIVKPMEGSLTLHHWQQLAQPHLGSILDPHPGVVTKGFRPLAQDAVYRLNDLEEDEEDEEEGEEDLRREGGRERERERVERRRGGRDGGREKTDEKRGGGGGGDGEKEEEEEDEGGITFLVQCSSTPDERERKQVAMETTRAVPPLSLSPRRSSVVMATTVASSSCSVTPTTCDLPVSLEQDKSGGVCAGVPQASQTLSSTAPPSALNPGKCQSSTFSTYTYTTCRIMHPCDVTQVTSSAVCSPCVSEHTHTPSSMRTGPSTPVTPCLLSLGGNAFPPRHLSTAPPRGLAKLLLERGISAQVSTETAAAPAPAPVPGKPASVPFRLLPSTPPNSPSHSPCPSPVPLDPRPAGAHSSSSSSSSSAAAASDNFLASRPAELFLQDVYGVRLGRSPRPDLPSPEPPPSSSSSSSTDPASSLVERLRRLGLAGVLPGAMEAESSKHRRQDSTFLATGGGSLLDGLRRNQSLPAMIGRGPPRGGAVSSSSHPAQPHPTSLALPTPPWGSLKPHPSSRRHASLSQAPPFQSNH; encoded by the exons atgagggagaagagagaggaagcagcGATGCCTGGGCTGAATGTCCCCAATGAGGATCTCTATGAGAATATCGCAGTGGAAg cctttCTTGCTCTAGAGCCCACTACCTACTCTCACCCTGGCTCCCACAGCTTATCCAAAG TCCTCAGTGCTGAGCGGGTGGAGCAGATGACAAAGACCTACAATGACATTGAAATGGTCACACAACTCCTGGCAGAG CGGGACAGGGACCTGGAGCTGGCGGCTCGGATTGGTCAGTCGCTCCTGCAGAGGAACCACGTGCTGCAGGAACACAAGGAGTCGCTGGAGGAGCAGCTGGCACAGGCACTggacagg GTCCATCAGCTGCAGCATGAGCTGGGCAAGAAGGACGAGCTGCTGCGGATGGTGGCGAGCGCGTCGGAGGAGAGCGAGACGGACTCCAGCTCCTCGGCCACGCCGCTCAAACACTCCCATCCACcagggggcggcagcgtcagccTCAGCCAGCTGGAGCTCCTGCAGGGCAAACTGcaggacctggaggaggagaacctGGCCCTGcgctcagag GCGTGTCACCTGACGAAAGAGACCATCACCTACGAAGAAAAGGAACAGCAGCTGGTCAGCGATTGTGTGAAAGAACTgc gcgAGTCCAACAGTCAGATGGTGACCCTGACGGACGAGTTGTCTCGGAAGAACGAGGAACTGATGCGACACCAAGAAGAGATCGCCCAACTCCTCTCCCAGATCGTGGAGCTACAGCACAGGGTCaaagag ctggCCCTAGAGAAGGAGGAGTTGAGGATCCATCTGCACGCGTCTAAAGAGGCCCAAAGACAACTGACTGAAGAG ctgaagGAGATGGCAGAGCGTAACATGGAGTGTGTGGGGATGCTGCAGGAGTCTCAGGAGGAGAATAAGGAGCTGAGGAGCAAACAGATGCCCTCTGCAGGcctgcgcagacacacaccctaCGGCCTCTACCCtatg gactccCTGGCGGCTGAGATTGAGGGCAGCATGAGAAAAGAGCtgagtgtggaggaggaggtggccttCGAGGACCAaaa GGTGTCTCAGAAGCGCGTGTTTCAGACGGTGCGCGCCGTCAACGAGACAGTGGTGCGAGCAGCTTCcatgaccccgcccccccctatCCCCGGGTCCGGGAGCGTGGTGATGACGGCACGCCCCTTCCAGTCTGGCCTCgcctctgaggaggaggagcctgcCGACCCCgccaa GGCGGCGGCTCGTCTGGGTCAGCCCGGCTCCCCCGGTGGAAGTGACCTCGTGTCGGCCCTCCATCGGCTGTCGCTACGGCGACAGAACTTCCTGTGTGAGCGTCAGTTCTTCCAGATGGAGCGCGACCGCAAGCTGCAGGAGCTGGCCCAGGAGGAGGGCGGGGCCAGCGGCTTCAGTTCACCAATGGGAAGCGTGGTGTCCTCCTTCAGCAACCTATCAgagctctccttctcctccagcacCTTCAAGACTTTCCTGCCTGAGAAGTTGCAGATTGTCAAGCCcatggaag GCTCCCTGACGTTGCACCACTGGCAGCAGCTGGCACAGCCCCATCTGGGCAGCATCCTGGACCCGCACCCCGGCGTGGTGACCAAGGGCTTCCGTCCGCTGGCACAGGACGCCGTGTACCGCCTCAACGACCTggaggaagacgaggaagacgaggaggagggggaggaagacctcagaagagagggagggagggagcgagagagagaaagagtggagaggagaaggggagggagagatggtggcAGAGAGAAGACGgacgagaagagaggaggaggaggaggaggggacggggagaaagaggaagaggaggaggatgaaggaggaATCACATTCCTGGTGCAGTGTTCGTCCACGCCggacgagagggagaggaaacagGTCGCCATGGAGACGACTCGAGCCGTCCCGCCTCTATCCCTGTCTCCGCGGCGATCGTCTGTCGTCATGGCAACCACTGTGGCATCCTCCTCGTGCTCTGTGACCCCGACGACCTGCGACCTTCCTGTGTCCTTGGAGCAGGATAagtctggaggtgtgtgtgccgGGGTGCCTCAGGCCAGCCAGACTCTCAGCTCCACAGCGCCACCCTCTG cacTGAATCCAGGGAAGTGCCAGAGCTCCACCTTCTCCACGTACACCTACACCACCTGTAGGATCATGCACCCCTGTgacgtcacccaggtcacatccag tgctgtgtgtagtCCGTGTGTgtcggagcacacacacacccccagctcCATGCGGACCGGCCCCAGCACGCCCGTCACCCCCTGCCTGCTCAGCCTGGGGGGCAACGCCTTCCCTCCGCGCCACCTCTCCACGGCGCCCCCCAGAGGCCTGGCCAAGCTACTGCTGGAGCGCGGCATCTCCGCCCAGGTCTCCACGGAAACCGCCGCCGCCCCCGCCCCGGCACCGGTCCCCGGTAAACCAGCCTCCGTTCCCTTCCGCCTGTTGCCTAGCACCCCTCCAAACTCGCCCTCCCACTCGCCCTGCCCTTCGCCCGTCCCGTTGGACCCTCGGCCCGCGGGCgctcactcctcttcctcctcctcctcttcgtccgccgccgccgcctctgACAACTTCCTGGCGTCGCGTCCGGCGGAGCTCTTTCTGCAGGACGTGTACGGCGTCCGCTTGGGTCGCTCCCCCCGCCCGGACCTCCCCAGCCCcgagccccccccctcctcctcctcctcctcctccacagacCCCGCCTCCAGCCTGGTGGAGCGCCTGCGCAGGCTGGGATTGGCCGGGGTGTTGCCAGGGGCGATGGAGGCGGAGTCGTCCAAGCATCGTCGTCAGGATTCCACCTTCTTGGCCACAGGGGGAGGCAGCCTATTGGACGGCCTGCGGCGCAATCAGAGTCTGCCGGCCATGATTGGTCGAGGACCACCACGGGGGGGGGCGGTGTCGAGCTCCTCCCATCCGGCGCAGCCACACCCCACGTCCCTGGCCCTGCCCACTCCGCCCTGGGGGAGCCTCAagccccacccctcctcccgaAGACACGCCTCCCTCTCACAAGCCCCGCCTTTTCAGAGCAACCACTAA
- the trak2 gene encoding trafficking kinesin-binding protein 2 isoform X4 codes for MREKREEAAMPGLNVPNEDLYENIAVEVLSAERVEQMTKTYNDIEMVTQLLAERDRDLELAARIGQSLLQRNHVLQEHKESLEEQLAQALDRVHQLQHELGKKDELLRMVASASEESETDSSSSATPLKHSHPPGGGSVSLSQLELLQGKLQDLEEENLALRSEACHLTKETITYEEKEQQLVSDCVKELRESNSQMVTLTDELSRKNEELMRHQEEIAQLLSQIVELQHRVKELALEKEELRIHLHASKEAQRQLTEELKEMAERNMECVGMLQESQEENKELRSKQMPSAGLRRHTPYGLYPMDSLAAEIEGSMRKELSVEEEVAFEDQKVSQKRVFQTVRAVNETVVRAASMTPPPPIPGSGSVVMTARPFQSGLASEEEEPADPAKAAARLGQPGSPGGSDLVSALHRLSLRRQNFLCERQFFQMERDRKLQELAQEEGGASGFSSPMGSVVSSFSNLSELSFSSSTFKTFLPEKLQIVKPMEGSLTLHHWQQLAQPHLGSILDPHPGVVTKGFRPLAQDAVYRLNDLEEDEEDEEEGEEDLRREGGRERERERVERRRGGRDGGREKTDEKRGGGGGGDGEKEEEEEDEGGITFLVQCSSTPDERERKQVAMETTRAVPPLSLSPRRSSVVMATTVASSSCSVTPTTCDLPVSLEQDKSGGVCAGVPQASQTLSSTAPPSALNPGKCQSSTFSTYTYTTCRIMHPCDVTQVTSSAVCSPCVSEHTHTPSSMRTGPSTPVTPCLLSLGGNAFPPRHLSTAPPRGLAKLLLERGISAQVSTETAAAPAPAPVPGKPASVPFRLLPSTPPNSPSHSPCPSPVPLDPRPAGAHSSSSSSSSSAAAASDNFLASRPAELFLQDVYGVRLGRSPRPDLPSPEPPPSSSSSSSTDPASSLVERLRRLGLAGVLPGAMEAESSKHRRQDSTFLATGGGSLLDGLRRNQSLPAMIGRGPPRGGAVSSSSHPAQPHPTSLALPTPPWGSLKPHPSSRRHASLSQAPPFQSNH; via the exons atgagggagaagagagaggaagcagcGATGCCTGGGCTGAATGTCCCCAATGAGGATCTCTATGAGAATATCGCAGTGGAAg TCCTCAGTGCTGAGCGGGTGGAGCAGATGACAAAGACCTACAATGACATTGAAATGGTCACACAACTCCTGGCAGAG CGGGACAGGGACCTGGAGCTGGCGGCTCGGATTGGTCAGTCGCTCCTGCAGAGGAACCACGTGCTGCAGGAACACAAGGAGTCGCTGGAGGAGCAGCTGGCACAGGCACTggacagg GTCCATCAGCTGCAGCATGAGCTGGGCAAGAAGGACGAGCTGCTGCGGATGGTGGCGAGCGCGTCGGAGGAGAGCGAGACGGACTCCAGCTCCTCGGCCACGCCGCTCAAACACTCCCATCCACcagggggcggcagcgtcagccTCAGCCAGCTGGAGCTCCTGCAGGGCAAACTGcaggacctggaggaggagaacctGGCCCTGcgctcagag GCGTGTCACCTGACGAAAGAGACCATCACCTACGAAGAAAAGGAACAGCAGCTGGTCAGCGATTGTGTGAAAGAACTgc gcgAGTCCAACAGTCAGATGGTGACCCTGACGGACGAGTTGTCTCGGAAGAACGAGGAACTGATGCGACACCAAGAAGAGATCGCCCAACTCCTCTCCCAGATCGTGGAGCTACAGCACAGGGTCaaagag ctggCCCTAGAGAAGGAGGAGTTGAGGATCCATCTGCACGCGTCTAAAGAGGCCCAAAGACAACTGACTGAAGAG ctgaagGAGATGGCAGAGCGTAACATGGAGTGTGTGGGGATGCTGCAGGAGTCTCAGGAGGAGAATAAGGAGCTGAGGAGCAAACAGATGCCCTCTGCAGGcctgcgcagacacacaccctaCGGCCTCTACCCtatg gactccCTGGCGGCTGAGATTGAGGGCAGCATGAGAAAAGAGCtgagtgtggaggaggaggtggccttCGAGGACCAaaa GGTGTCTCAGAAGCGCGTGTTTCAGACGGTGCGCGCCGTCAACGAGACAGTGGTGCGAGCAGCTTCcatgaccccgcccccccctatCCCCGGGTCCGGGAGCGTGGTGATGACGGCACGCCCCTTCCAGTCTGGCCTCgcctctgaggaggaggagcctgcCGACCCCgccaa GGCGGCGGCTCGTCTGGGTCAGCCCGGCTCCCCCGGTGGAAGTGACCTCGTGTCGGCCCTCCATCGGCTGTCGCTACGGCGACAGAACTTCCTGTGTGAGCGTCAGTTCTTCCAGATGGAGCGCGACCGCAAGCTGCAGGAGCTGGCCCAGGAGGAGGGCGGGGCCAGCGGCTTCAGTTCACCAATGGGAAGCGTGGTGTCCTCCTTCAGCAACCTATCAgagctctccttctcctccagcacCTTCAAGACTTTCCTGCCTGAGAAGTTGCAGATTGTCAAGCCcatggaag GCTCCCTGACGTTGCACCACTGGCAGCAGCTGGCACAGCCCCATCTGGGCAGCATCCTGGACCCGCACCCCGGCGTGGTGACCAAGGGCTTCCGTCCGCTGGCACAGGACGCCGTGTACCGCCTCAACGACCTggaggaagacgaggaagacgaggaggagggggaggaagacctcagaagagagggagggagggagcgagagagagaaagagtggagaggagaaggggagggagagatggtggcAGAGAGAAGACGgacgagaagagaggaggaggaggaggaggggacggggagaaagaggaagaggaggaggatgaaggaggaATCACATTCCTGGTGCAGTGTTCGTCCACGCCggacgagagggagaggaaacagGTCGCCATGGAGACGACTCGAGCCGTCCCGCCTCTATCCCTGTCTCCGCGGCGATCGTCTGTCGTCATGGCAACCACTGTGGCATCCTCCTCGTGCTCTGTGACCCCGACGACCTGCGACCTTCCTGTGTCCTTGGAGCAGGATAagtctggaggtgtgtgtgccgGGGTGCCTCAGGCCAGCCAGACTCTCAGCTCCACAGCGCCACCCTCTG cacTGAATCCAGGGAAGTGCCAGAGCTCCACCTTCTCCACGTACACCTACACCACCTGTAGGATCATGCACCCCTGTgacgtcacccaggtcacatccag tgctgtgtgtagtCCGTGTGTgtcggagcacacacacacccccagctcCATGCGGACCGGCCCCAGCACGCCCGTCACCCCCTGCCTGCTCAGCCTGGGGGGCAACGCCTTCCCTCCGCGCCACCTCTCCACGGCGCCCCCCAGAGGCCTGGCCAAGCTACTGCTGGAGCGCGGCATCTCCGCCCAGGTCTCCACGGAAACCGCCGCCGCCCCCGCCCCGGCACCGGTCCCCGGTAAACCAGCCTCCGTTCCCTTCCGCCTGTTGCCTAGCACCCCTCCAAACTCGCCCTCCCACTCGCCCTGCCCTTCGCCCGTCCCGTTGGACCCTCGGCCCGCGGGCgctcactcctcttcctcctcctcctcttcgtccgccgccgccgcctctgACAACTTCCTGGCGTCGCGTCCGGCGGAGCTCTTTCTGCAGGACGTGTACGGCGTCCGCTTGGGTCGCTCCCCCCGCCCGGACCTCCCCAGCCCcgagccccccccctcctcctcctcctcctcctccacagacCCCGCCTCCAGCCTGGTGGAGCGCCTGCGCAGGCTGGGATTGGCCGGGGTGTTGCCAGGGGCGATGGAGGCGGAGTCGTCCAAGCATCGTCGTCAGGATTCCACCTTCTTGGCCACAGGGGGAGGCAGCCTATTGGACGGCCTGCGGCGCAATCAGAGTCTGCCGGCCATGATTGGTCGAGGACCACCACGGGGGGGGGCGGTGTCGAGCTCCTCCCATCCGGCGCAGCCACACCCCACGTCCCTGGCCCTGCCCACTCCGCCCTGGGGGAGCCTCAagccccacccctcctcccgaAGACACGCCTCCCTCTCACAAGCCCCGCCTTTTCAGAGCAACCACTAA
- the trak2 gene encoding trafficking kinesin-binding protein 2 isoform X5: MDCPIESMAIALEVGSVLSAERVEQMTKTYNDIEMVTQLLAERDRDLELAARIGQSLLQRNHVLQEHKESLEEQLAQALDRVHQLQHELGKKDELLRMVASASEESETDSSSSATPLKHSHPPGGGSVSLSQLELLQGKLQDLEEENLALRSEACHLTKETITYEEKEQQLVSDCVKELRESNSQMVTLTDELSRKNEELMRHQEEIAQLLSQIVELQHRVKELALEKEELRIHLHASKEAQRQLTEELKEMAERNMECVGMLQESQEENKELRSKQMPSAGLRRHTPYGLYPMDSLAAEIEGSMRKELSVEEEVAFEDQKVSQKRVFQTVRAVNETVVRAASMTPPPPIPGSGSVVMTARPFQSGLASEEEEPADPAKAAARLGQPGSPGGSDLVSALHRLSLRRQNFLCERQFFQMERDRKLQELAQEEGGASGFSSPMGSVVSSFSNLSELSFSSSTFKTFLPEKLQIVKPMEGSLTLHHWQQLAQPHLGSILDPHPGVVTKGFRPLAQDAVYRLNDLEEDEEDEEEGEEDLRREGGRERERERVERRRGGRDGGREKTDEKRGGGGGGDGEKEEEEEDEGGITFLVQCSSTPDERERKQVAMETTRAVPPLSLSPRRSSVVMATTVASSSCSVTPTTCDLPVSLEQDKSGGVCAGVPQASQTLSSTAPPSALNPGKCQSSTFSTYTYTTCRIMHPCDVTQVTSSAVCSPCVSEHTHTPSSMRTGPSTPVTPCLLSLGGNAFPPRHLSTAPPRGLAKLLLERGISAQVSTETAAAPAPAPVPGKPASVPFRLLPSTPPNSPSHSPCPSPVPLDPRPAGAHSSSSSSSSSAAAASDNFLASRPAELFLQDVYGVRLGRSPRPDLPSPEPPPSSSSSSSTDPASSLVERLRRLGLAGVLPGAMEAESSKHRRQDSTFLATGGGSLLDGLRRNQSLPAMIGRGPPRGGAVSSSSHPAQPHPTSLALPTPPWGSLKPHPSSRRHASLSQAPPFQSNH, from the exons ATGGACTGCCCAATTGAAAGCATGGCCATTGCCTTAGAAGTCGGCTCAG TCCTCAGTGCTGAGCGGGTGGAGCAGATGACAAAGACCTACAATGACATTGAAATGGTCACACAACTCCTGGCAGAG CGGGACAGGGACCTGGAGCTGGCGGCTCGGATTGGTCAGTCGCTCCTGCAGAGGAACCACGTGCTGCAGGAACACAAGGAGTCGCTGGAGGAGCAGCTGGCACAGGCACTggacagg GTCCATCAGCTGCAGCATGAGCTGGGCAAGAAGGACGAGCTGCTGCGGATGGTGGCGAGCGCGTCGGAGGAGAGCGAGACGGACTCCAGCTCCTCGGCCACGCCGCTCAAACACTCCCATCCACcagggggcggcagcgtcagccTCAGCCAGCTGGAGCTCCTGCAGGGCAAACTGcaggacctggaggaggagaacctGGCCCTGcgctcagag GCGTGTCACCTGACGAAAGAGACCATCACCTACGAAGAAAAGGAACAGCAGCTGGTCAGCGATTGTGTGAAAGAACTgc gcgAGTCCAACAGTCAGATGGTGACCCTGACGGACGAGTTGTCTCGGAAGAACGAGGAACTGATGCGACACCAAGAAGAGATCGCCCAACTCCTCTCCCAGATCGTGGAGCTACAGCACAGGGTCaaagag ctggCCCTAGAGAAGGAGGAGTTGAGGATCCATCTGCACGCGTCTAAAGAGGCCCAAAGACAACTGACTGAAGAG ctgaagGAGATGGCAGAGCGTAACATGGAGTGTGTGGGGATGCTGCAGGAGTCTCAGGAGGAGAATAAGGAGCTGAGGAGCAAACAGATGCCCTCTGCAGGcctgcgcagacacacaccctaCGGCCTCTACCCtatg gactccCTGGCGGCTGAGATTGAGGGCAGCATGAGAAAAGAGCtgagtgtggaggaggaggtggccttCGAGGACCAaaa GGTGTCTCAGAAGCGCGTGTTTCAGACGGTGCGCGCCGTCAACGAGACAGTGGTGCGAGCAGCTTCcatgaccccgcccccccctatCCCCGGGTCCGGGAGCGTGGTGATGACGGCACGCCCCTTCCAGTCTGGCCTCgcctctgaggaggaggagcctgcCGACCCCgccaa GGCGGCGGCTCGTCTGGGTCAGCCCGGCTCCCCCGGTGGAAGTGACCTCGTGTCGGCCCTCCATCGGCTGTCGCTACGGCGACAGAACTTCCTGTGTGAGCGTCAGTTCTTCCAGATGGAGCGCGACCGCAAGCTGCAGGAGCTGGCCCAGGAGGAGGGCGGGGCCAGCGGCTTCAGTTCACCAATGGGAAGCGTGGTGTCCTCCTTCAGCAACCTATCAgagctctccttctcctccagcacCTTCAAGACTTTCCTGCCTGAGAAGTTGCAGATTGTCAAGCCcatggaag GCTCCCTGACGTTGCACCACTGGCAGCAGCTGGCACAGCCCCATCTGGGCAGCATCCTGGACCCGCACCCCGGCGTGGTGACCAAGGGCTTCCGTCCGCTGGCACAGGACGCCGTGTACCGCCTCAACGACCTggaggaagacgaggaagacgaggaggagggggaggaagacctcagaagagagggagggagggagcgagagagagaaagagtggagaggagaaggggagggagagatggtggcAGAGAGAAGACGgacgagaagagaggaggaggaggaggaggggacggggagaaagaggaagaggaggaggatgaaggaggaATCACATTCCTGGTGCAGTGTTCGTCCACGCCggacgagagggagaggaaacagGTCGCCATGGAGACGACTCGAGCCGTCCCGCCTCTATCCCTGTCTCCGCGGCGATCGTCTGTCGTCATGGCAACCACTGTGGCATCCTCCTCGTGCTCTGTGACCCCGACGACCTGCGACCTTCCTGTGTCCTTGGAGCAGGATAagtctggaggtgtgtgtgccgGGGTGCCTCAGGCCAGCCAGACTCTCAGCTCCACAGCGCCACCCTCTG cacTGAATCCAGGGAAGTGCCAGAGCTCCACCTTCTCCACGTACACCTACACCACCTGTAGGATCATGCACCCCTGTgacgtcacccaggtcacatccag tgctgtgtgtagtCCGTGTGTgtcggagcacacacacacccccagctcCATGCGGACCGGCCCCAGCACGCCCGTCACCCCCTGCCTGCTCAGCCTGGGGGGCAACGCCTTCCCTCCGCGCCACCTCTCCACGGCGCCCCCCAGAGGCCTGGCCAAGCTACTGCTGGAGCGCGGCATCTCCGCCCAGGTCTCCACGGAAACCGCCGCCGCCCCCGCCCCGGCACCGGTCCCCGGTAAACCAGCCTCCGTTCCCTTCCGCCTGTTGCCTAGCACCCCTCCAAACTCGCCCTCCCACTCGCCCTGCCCTTCGCCCGTCCCGTTGGACCCTCGGCCCGCGGGCgctcactcctcttcctcctcctcctcttcgtccgccgccgccgcctctgACAACTTCCTGGCGTCGCGTCCGGCGGAGCTCTTTCTGCAGGACGTGTACGGCGTCCGCTTGGGTCGCTCCCCCCGCCCGGACCTCCCCAGCCCcgagccccccccctcctcctcctcctcctcctccacagacCCCGCCTCCAGCCTGGTGGAGCGCCTGCGCAGGCTGGGATTGGCCGGGGTGTTGCCAGGGGCGATGGAGGCGGAGTCGTCCAAGCATCGTCGTCAGGATTCCACCTTCTTGGCCACAGGGGGAGGCAGCCTATTGGACGGCCTGCGGCGCAATCAGAGTCTGCCGGCCATGATTGGTCGAGGACCACCACGGGGGGGGGCGGTGTCGAGCTCCTCCCATCCGGCGCAGCCACACCCCACGTCCCTGGCCCTGCCCACTCCGCCCTGGGGGAGCCTCAagccccacccctcctcccgaAGACACGCCTCCCTCTCACAAGCCCCGCCTTTTCAGAGCAACCACTAA